In Cryptomeria japonica chromosome 5, Sugi_1.0, whole genome shotgun sequence, the genomic window attgtGTGGCTCGCAACAGCTACTTTTTATTTTCAAACTCTTGGTTTGGTACTTAGTTTCTAGCATACAAGTTAGCATATATTTCTAAATTATAGAACTTCAAACAAATAACAGCATAATCAGAGAAATGTAGCTCTTCTATAGTTTTTAAATAAGGAATTTAGGGAGTTAATTTAGCTACTGATTTTGAACATCATCCTTTGCACCTGCAGATGCCCCATGCTAAGTATTCCATTTCAAGAAAATATCTGTGTACTTCGAGATTACATAGATAGATATATCTATTAGTATCTAGAATCTCGAAATTTTCTATGCTATCCAATTCCATGAAATTATGTTGTCTCTATCAGAAATCTAATGAAAGGACATCATTGTGAGTATGTTATGAGACATGTACACTTTAAAGctagaaaattaatataattgCATCCAAATACATCAAGCCACAACAATGCTGTGTCTACTTCATAAACAGGGCAATACAGGGGTGCCTGAAGTCTTCTGTGTTGTAGAGACATCCAAACTTGGCCCTGCAGAATGAACAATTGCCCCTAATTTACTGTTAGTAATTACACAGTACTGATTTCAGTAGCCAAAGTAAGCTACATGCCCTGTAGTGGACCAAGGTTGGTGCAGATTTTACTTCATTTCCAAGTATAGATATTCTTCAGCAGGTAATGTGTCGTGTCAGCTCTGATTATTAGCACCAAAACTTGGTTACTTTCAATTTTCAAGGTTTCTTCTAATAGATACTTCAGGACCATAGTTCAACTATATTTGCGGACAAATGAGAACTGGGTAGTCAACCAAGAACCCTAAAAGTGGTCATATCTAAACAGACCCTGTCCAAACAAATAAGCTGGAATATAACACATAATATTCATATTACCAACAAAAATACAAAAGGGTTTCCAGTGTATGTTCGCAATCCATTTATTGTAAAGGCAAAACAACCAATGAAATCATATTTGCTTTGTTGCCCTTTTTCGAAGCAGAGCAACAATTTTCCATAGTGCTTAGTCATAGTATTCGTTCAAAACTTTTTCACATCTCCAGATCTTCTAGTTCTGGCATGGGAAATCTTAAAATGGCTGCTAtgccagtcagttgttgaagctctGCTCAaacatatattcaaataataagGAGAAATTCGGAAGCATGCATGGAGTCGGATGAGAGAAAGCCTAAAACGGTATCAATgaagaatcaaataaataaataaaattgaaggtAGGATCATACGTTCGCCAGAAATGTGCATAGAAGAGAATATGTGTGCAGTTCCTCCTGCATTCTCGACTGACTCAGCCAACTCAACGTATTTCTTCCTAGATGGTATATCTGCATTTCTGAGATTACAAATCATCAATCAAATATGTATGTGACCCTTTAATGCGAGATGCCCAATTAGCGTATTTATCCATCAGCTGTATTTCATATGATCAACTAGTCTAACTTCTTTGCACTTAAGAATATTTAGGCTTTAAGAAGACTAAATGACCAAATATAAATTTCGGTAATGAAATTCAAATAAACTGTATTTTTATGAAGTATATGATAAATGTAAAAAATGACATCAATTTCTACCATCTTATTATAAAATAATGCGAAACCAAAGCATGTCTTAGTACCTGAAAAGTTCATCAGTGATGAGAAGCGTTTGAATGGCCAGTTGTTCATGAGCCACCTGAACATGCTTAGGACCATAGCATGCACGTGCTGGGTCCTgtaaaacaaaatacaatataataaaCATGAATTTTAAACCACCGTGCCTTGCAGCACaataaaccaaaacaaattagtgtaacttaaaataaaaatctaaatttaattttttttcagcaTTGCCCAGGCAAAAGATGCCCATAAATTGCATTTCTCAAAACGTGTCTACATTGAGTTGCATTATGTTTGCAGAAATTCAAATTCTATCATATTTAAGCATGTGAAAGGATTTTGAATATTTACACAAAATATAGATGCAACGAGGCAATGTTACACAGATTACAGTTACAAAGCAAATATCTGCAAGAATTAACAGTTTTATATGTCCCATATAGCTGATTTTTATATTTTAGAGACATTGAACAGCAATTTCAAAACGTTTTAAACTTGTATTATTTCCCCTATCAATATCAAGTGCTGTCAGAGAGAGGCAAGTTTTATATTTTTTGTCAGATCTCCAAAGAAAAAGTTGGCAGTACAACATTAAGGCAGAATTTGGGTCGGCAAAAAGCTTAGCAGCGGCTATGAAATGATTTTGTGGAACATTAAAGCACGTGGTACGGTTTTCAAGTAGTGTGTGCTCAAGAAAGCTAGGCCAGTATACAGCTGGTCTCTTCCTCCAAGGAACAGAAGTTTCTGAAAACAAGTCATCTTTTGTTACTGTGGTTGACTTTGTAGTGCCTGTACTAGTACTATTTGTAACAGATGTTCTAGTGGAACTGCCATACCATGTGATACTACAAAATTTATGTAGGTTACACATCTTTATCATAAGTTTTACTACTCCTGAATTTAACATTGAACTGCACATAGTTTCTGTTATATATGCCTCCTGCTTTACACTAGTTTGATGGTACGGACAACAATTTGTTATAGAGAATATACACTAGCCAGAGATCTATTTTCATGGTACCAAATTACCAATTACATTTTGGTAGAGAGAATGTACAGATTTGCTAGCAAATTTGGCCAGAGATTATAATCTTGCTTGATATCAGTAAGAAAATTGATGACTAACGAATTTGTGCACTCGTGATATTTTATTTACACAATTGGGTAGatacaaataaatcaaaaaagggtGCACAGCTGGAATAGCTGAATATATATTTAGAAATAAAAAATGCTCGGAAGGATCTTGGATGGATCGCTCAAATCCCCGAGGCTACAAGCCACATTTAAAGAAAGGACAGCAGAGGTCTACAGATGGAAACGTAGATTGAAATTTCAGACAGCAAAATTTCAATAGTCacaaatttcaattcaatctcAGGATTCAACAAAGCCTCtgcaaataaaaaattagaaaacacaAAATAAACTTAAACAATACATAAGATGAATAAAGAAGTGAATTTAATGTACACACGTCTATTTTGATAATAGTAAGAAAACTGGATGTTGGGATTGACTcgacaaaccaaaagtataagcaaTTACTCAGGAAGCTAAAAAACCAGTAAAATTCAGAAAATAGGTGGACAGTGCTATTTTTTGTATTTCAAGCCACAAAGGCAAAAACTCTGCTTTTCCATCTGGCTCAGACCAAAACAAGTTTTACGTTTTTCTTTTTAAAACCAGAATGAGGGTTTGGGGACAGCAGCCCCAGGTAGGATCAGGGGGCAGTGCCTTCCCAAATTCCTTGTCACAATGCAAAGCGGAGCCAAGGGTTGAAGCCCCGGTCACTGGGCCCAATTAAGGCATTTGAGGCCACAAGGACCTTCATGGCATGTCATTTTTCATATATAATTCTTATAATTTTTTATCAACTGTCAACAAATCCTTTCAATTACTTAGCAGTTAATACACACCACTGAGAACCTAGTCGTTgaagacaaaatgacaaaaaagAATTGAAATTAAAACAGGCATGTTTTCACAGATTTACAGCACGATTTTTTTCATCAAGATAGTCTGCAAAAACTGGTCAAGTTTGTATTGTAAACTTAGTGAATCTTGCAGAGAAACTCACGAGTTGTCTGCACTAACCCAGACCACAGATCCTTGACAATTTTTACAACTGAACAGAAAAATTCACTAGTCTGGCAAGAAGTCACTGAGCTTACAAACTATGGGGGTAGGTAGACAGCTAGAAACATCAAATGTCATTATAATATTTTAAACCTACACGTACAGGCTCTTCATATCTAAATACTTACTAAGCAACACAATTGGCAACATGGTCATATCACAAACAGCAGGGGACCTAGATCTTCACGAGGAAGTCAAAACAACCCAAAAATTGCCTAACTACACTGTGATGGAACCTCCACTGTGAGCATGTGTTTGTTGTACTCATACCAAGTCTTCCATAAAGAGTTAGTTTTCAAGCCAAAACACTGTCACTTGTCCACAAATTTGAGATGATGTTAAATCTTTGCCTTCCATGGTCATGAAAGTTGTTTTTGTCATCTCTAGTAAATGTCTTCGCAAGGCCAACTTAATTAGTATTTCAATGCATCAGGCAATGCGAAGATGGGAGTTTGGACCAAGATAAGTCAAACATGGGTAAAACATGAAAGTGACCAAAACATCCTTTGAAACACTCTGCAAGCATTTTAGTCAAAGAGTTGAAAGTATGAAGAAGTGTCCAAAAGTGATCTTCGAGCACACCATAACAATTTTTGGGCAAAAAGGGTAAAAGTGAAAAGTAAATAAAAGTGTCCCATATACATCAGAAGCCTTTTTGTCCAAAAAATTTCGAAACACAGGTGGTGTCCAAAAAGGTCCCCAGTGTGTCATAAGACTTTCTGGCAAAAAATTGGGAAAAGGGGAAAGAGAAAAAAATAGCACTAGGTTGATGCCATAAGGCTAAATGGTCAAAAAAGTTCATAAAGTAAAAATGGACAAGAATGCCCAAGGACATATTTATAGTGATTTTGGACAAAAAGTTTATATAGCACAAAATGGCCAAAAGGTTTGTGAGAACACACTTAATATGCAAAGTGCACTTCACGTGGTTTTGCCCATAAAACCCAAACACAAGAAAGAGGTCAAATCGCTCAAAGCACTTATCACATAGTAGTTTGTCCAAAAAAGGGTTTAAAACACAAAAGGTGTCTCATATATCCAAATGCACATGTTTATCAAGTTTTAGTCATAACAGCAGGATCATCAAGTATTTTCAGCAAGAGTACTTTCATCAGTTTCAGTTCGCAAGGTGCCAGAGGAGGTTTCAATCAGTTTTATTCAATGTTTAGCAACAATGCATATTCATCTGGCCTCCATTTTCAAACATCTACAGAAGCAACTTTGGTGATCCTCAGAGTTCAGCAGTTTGTGTATCAGCATTGTTCACCAGTACAAGCATTCATAGCAGGTTTGTATGAAAGAACTTGAAGATTCCTTACAATCATTCTTAGTGGTAGAATTACAGCAAACAGTGGCGCATATGCACTTGTTAGTAAGGCAGCAACTGCACTGTTTCATAAACCTAAAATCAGCACCACAACAAGAGTTGCAAAAGTAGGGTTGCTGACAATTTCAGACAGGACAATGAACAAGCACCATACTACTATTATACTTATCATCATTTTTCACTTTTCATTCAaggtatttcaagattgatggttTAATGGTTTTCAAAGTAGGTCATGTAAAGGGTATGGTCAAGTGTGGCGTATAGGATAGATTGTCAAGGGTTATttgtgtaaatgatgttcaatttacattcaatatgcaagttatattctatttaatATTATCTTGTTCTATATATTACTGAATTAAAatatgaatctgactatcttcttttgtgtggcaggtgagaggagcatttattaatttcgatgtcctttctcacaaatgccattCGATATATATATAGCAAGCTGGGTACGATCaggcaatgccttgatcggtcatgaccgatcaagacattacttgatcgtgcccctttgCTAATTATATTAATAACAAACAGTGCATATTAATAATTGATGCCAACCGGTATATGTTTTaccttaacaaccgataactatcagtGTATGCTTAACCTTAAGAGCCTGAAGGTAATAGGAGCTTCTTTACCATGCCACGCGATATTAATCGGTGCACATATAACCCGATATCAATTGGTGTTTACATTAACACCCGATACTAATCGGTGTTTACATTAACACCCAATACTAATCGGTGTTTCATTAACTTGATTAATCATTTGATTACTATTAATTATGTTAATTGATATAAATCGGAATGCATTAGCATGATTTAGTAATCCGTGAACACAaataatgatatgagatgattatcgatattaagcatttgaTCGAACTGAATAGATTAATTAtatgcaaatgaagaatggttatcaagtgaaggattaattgcttgaaggttttcatcataattatcgataggataaatgattgaatgagagacttcatttatctctcattcaatcatttatcttaccgaagctatcatgcattaacactccctcttagctaggtaagataaatgcaaacaatatattcaagcatcacaattcaaatgatagttagcattcttcACTCAATCTGACACTCTAGaagatcatatcacctaatcacatgatatgaagtatcacctaaacacgtgatacaaatgtccatcacgtcaatttagtgatgacaagatatcacttaagcatgtgatatcagtattgcctaaacatgcaatacttaaggataatcatatgagaaggattaaattctcatcttatccaagttgtgatatgtgcactaacactttatacaaatgttttatcacaacacaatcatggcacatccatgacacaccagagatccaatATGATAACTGGTCtggacatcataagatcgtcaccttataatgtctacatacaagtgttcattatcttgagagatcgtcacctcttggatatgaacccaggggataaaatccaaaatgtcctatcatgacaaagaagtttacacattaaaaatcttattgatatgcaaatacaaattacaaagcaaattacctttctatcatacctaaaccttttctgaagtgatcaaccttcactctggaaagaggtttggtcagaatatctgcagtttgatctcctgtacaaacatattctaattggatcacattccagtctaccatatctcgcacatagtggtatggaatctcaatatgcttggatctgtcatggaacactggatttactgaaagttttatgcagctttgactgtcacaatgtataatagtgggtttcataggctctccaaatgtattctgcctcggtggagctttgagctacagaaaactgcttcctgctgatccaagatatcatggctgaacctagactgaaacaacaccctgaagtgctttttctgtcagttacacttccagcctaatctgaatctgtaaatccatgtaggtttatgtcaactttctcatatttgagaccaaggttcagagtaccttgtaggtatctcatgatgtgctttactgcaaccaggtgtatctccttaggttcacacaggaactgacttaaggcattaactgcataacagatatctggccttgtattcaccaggTACATCAAGGACTCAATTATTtgtctgtattgagtagagtcagtgggttgtgactctactgctgcttctttaagtttatgtaaattggtttccataggagaggtcatgggcctacagttcagcattccgaatctcttcaatatatccaaggtatactttccttggtttagtataatgttgtcagaattctgccatacttccaatcctaggaagtaatgaaggagtcctaagtccttcatatcaaattctttggatagatctttcttgcattgatctataagatgatcatttcctatgattaataagtcatcaacatataaaatcaacattagcatatcacctttatttcttttctagtagagattaggatctgcatcattcttagagaaacctagtcctgagagataggtgtcaattctttcataccaggccctgggagcctgtttaagcccatagagagctttcttgagtctgcacacatgagactctgcatcatagaTTTCAAACctttcaggttgctctaggtagacttcttctgagatctcaccatttagaaatgctgtcttaacatccatttggtgtaccttccaccctTAGCTGTTGCAATGActaatacagctcttactgatatatatctggcaacaggtgcaaaattttcttcataatctatcccttccctttgagagaaacctctagctacaaatctggccttgtgtttttcaatactaccctCTGCAGCATGTTtaatcttaaaaagccatttagatgaaacaacagatttcttagttggcctaggaacaatctcccagacatcatttttcataatggactgatactcttcaaacATGGCATCCTTCTatacttgatgttcaagagcctctgatacattgtttggttcggctttagagagatcattcataagggcaacatagctagtgaatttgttaggccttttgctttccctgaaggtccctgaaggagcaacaaacttctgagcttttgctacaattttggtggcccatagtggtcttttcttgaggttttctctaggtggactttgagtttcacttatagtttcctttggattctccctctgaagctcaagagtGGGATCTCTATCCatgctaggggtggggatatagatttcagggtctggagagctttgggctcttttgaaagctaagccttcttcaaagatcacatcccaacttagttcaatattcttttgaccagttATATAGATCCTgtaagccttggaggtttcactatatcctacaaagattctcctttttctagaaggctctaattttaatcttttctccttaggtacatgaatatagatagggcatccaaatatcctaaggtggctaatatcaggttttgatttagtaaagacttcctcaagggtcttatcttcaagatgagagtgaggacatatgttttgaatatatacaacagtGCCAGTTGCTTCtgctcaaagattgatatttagattttgatcaagaatcatagctttggcagcttcaacgattgtcctatttttcctttctgctatcccattttgttgagggttataaggcattgttaactccctcttaatccttgaatttttacaaaactctttaaataattttgatgtgtattcccccccattatcagttcttagggttttaattttatttcctgagtagttctctgttagtgatttgaattctttaaacctattaaggatctcttctgattctttacatttcagaaagtagatccaatttttcctagagtagtcatcaacaaatattacataatacagaaatccccccaatgaaggtacagacataggtccacatacatcaaaatgaactaactctaaaattttacttgttttcctagtactattctgaaaagcacccttagtatttttacctagggcacatcctgtgcatgcccttgaatgatattgctttaacttaggtagacctgtgacaaggtctcccattgatgataaagctctaaaatttaggtggcctagtcttctatgccagatttcattggcatctgtagtctcatgaattagggctaagttgggctctgtacatagctcatacaaatagccttgtctttgaccaattgttttagctttcttgatggaagagttctttggccaagccaatactttgttgtccataaaggttactctgtatccattgtcctccagtgctgatattgagactagatttctcttgatgccttgAACATATAGTACTCCTCTAAGTTGTCATGATACACCCGACTTTAGTTTGATTGTgtaggttccaactcctttgacagggtgtgtagagtcatctccgatagttacttcctcatcattatcctctttcatggagtctagtacttctctgaatcctgtgatgtgtctggatgagccactatcgatcacccaggagttcactttgtttgatgcttggtttgtgagtgttgaatagagtacatacttctcggagtcctcttcccttttggattttcctgttttggcaaatgtggcttgtttagctctttttggacatttggcaacatagtgcccaaatttgtcacatctgtaacgcTGAATCTGagagaggtccttcttgaaggagttcttgccgtgacgaccttttctcttcctaaattgcttctacttgcctttcttgtttgagttcgtatttagaacttgaagatcttcatctatattcttctgtttgattcctttcttattttgccttgattcctcttggagacagtcagcctttagtCTATCGAATTATGGGAAGTCATCCCTTgcattgatgccttggacgaatgtttcccatatgctaggcaacccatctagagcaatgagggttaattctttgctttggatctcatatccaagggttgccagttcatcccttagggtagatattcgcatgaagtaggcattgattgattctccttttatcatggctatgtggtttatttctctttttagagccaaggttctactggcattagatatctcaaaagcatcttcaagtgctttgaacatgttgaaggctgtttcatgtttccttataatgggcataatattgttccttaccccatcaactatgattttaatagccttatcatttccttctctccaaattgctttgtcaggttTAGTCTCAAGTTCTGtagtttcagtctttacaaatgattcgactttattttcttttagaatcatttgaattctgaatttccatgcggagaagtcatcacctcctccgagtctgtcttcaaatctgatag contains:
- the LOC131876364 gene encoding protein PELOTA 1-like, with protein sequence MSMIKDTKAAQEVKALKDFHEMMSNDPARACYGPKHVQVAHEQLAIQTLLITDELFRNADIPSRKKYVELAESVENAGGTAHIFSSMHISGEQLQQLTGIAAILRFPMPELEDLEM